A genomic stretch from Juglans microcarpa x Juglans regia isolate MS1-56 chromosome 3S, Jm3101_v1.0, whole genome shotgun sequence includes:
- the LOC121258605 gene encoding uncharacterized protein LOC121258605 has translation MAINHFASLSLVILALATTLLAGQAEARGGSRGNLCSRADYPVICRSAVKRLSNPYAAMSSAIRQLIAETNKAKRLAARSGRSGAGEVCRESYADAIGDLQTCSVNLRRHDKSGLRINLSAALSAFEDCDDALSDYGRSPLSRTNQALHKMASNGLYLATLIR, from the coding sequence ATGGCAATCAATCACTTCGCCTCTTTATCTCTGGTCATTCTGGCATTGGCCACAACCCTCCTCGCCGGACAGGCTGAAGCTCGCGGCGGCTCAAGAGGTAACCTCTGCAGCAGAGCCGACTATCCGGTCATCTGCCGATCAGCAGTGAAGAGGCTGAGTAATCCATATGCCGCCATGTCCTCAGCCATTAGGCAACTGATTGCCGAGACCAACAAGGCGAAGAGGTTGGCTGCCAGAAGTGGAAGGTCGGGTGCCGGGGAGGTTTGCAGGGAAAGCTATGCGGATGCCATTGGTGACCTACAGACGTGCTCAGTTAACTTGAGAAGGCATGACAAGTCTGGCTTGAGGATTAACCTCTCGGCTGCACTGTCGGCTTTCGAAGACTGCGATGACGCATTATCAGATTATGGAAGATCTCCACTGAGCAGAACCAACCAAGCCCTCCATAAGATGGCTAGCAATGGCTTGTATTTGGCAACTCTAATTCGCTAG
- the LOC121258607 gene encoding uncharacterized protein LOC121258607, producing the protein MRFEEMTYIFSKTIRIPASAISVSSTFRAPSSLQPPLLFKICSPGFRLFSSGLGFISTVQCLLPSKLVVAPPLLWVPRRRRTYTAQHLASPSPILWSGSCFSVAPPSMPSITAQLLPPSLWRWMIELVTSCGDGHALWCSIVVYIVY; encoded by the exons aTGCGTTTTGAAGAGATGACCTACATTTTCTCAAAAACCATTCGAATTCCCGCGTCTGCCATTTCGGTGTCTTCTACCTTCAGAGCCCCCTCCTCTCTTCAGCCTCCTCTCCTATTCAAAATCTGCAGCCCTGGGTTTCGTCTCTTCAGCAGTGGCCTGGGTTTCATCTCTACTGTTCAATGTCTTCTACCTTCAAAGCTCGTCGTCGCCCCTCCTCTGCTCTGGGTGCCTCGTCGCCGTCGCACATACACTGCCCAGCACCTCGCGTCGCCATCGCCCATCCTCTGGTCTGGGTCATGCTTCAGCGTCGCCCCTCCCTCTATGCCCAGCATTACTGCccagctcctccctccctct tTGTGGAGATGGATGATCGAGCTTGTGACCAGTTGTGGAGATGGCCATGCCCTGTGGTGTTCCATAGTTGTGTATATTGTGTACTGA